DNA from Castellaniella sp. MT123:
CTGCGTTTTCTGTCCTTTGCGCGGGTCCTGCATCTGTCGGCCCTGAAGGGGCAGGGCGTCGGGCCGGTGCTCAAAGCCGTCGAGGCCGCCCATGCGGCGGCCTTCGCCAAGCTGTCCACACCCAAACTCACACGCACCCTGCAGGCGGCCATCGAGCAGCAACCGCCGCCGCGCAAGGGTATCTTCCGGCCCAAGATGCGGTATGCCCACCAGGGCGGGCAGAATCCGCCGCGCATCATCATCCATGGCAATGCCCTGGATGATGTCCCCGATTCCTATCGGCGCTATCTGGAAAATCAGTTCCGCGAGGCATTCAATCTGGCAGGCACGCCGTTGAGCATCGAGTTCAAATCCTCGCACAATCCCTATCTGAAGGACGCCAATCCGTGAGCACGCTCTGGAGCGATCACATCGCTGGGCTGACCCCCTACGTCCCCGGCGAGCAGGCGCGGATCCCGAACCTGCTCAAGCTCAATACCAACGAGAATCCGTACGGGCCATCGCCCAAGGCCATCGAGGCCATGCGGGCGATGCTGGACGATGACCTGCGCCTCTATCCGGACTACAAGGCGCAGGCGCTGCGTCAGGCGATTGCCAAACGCTATCGTCTGGCGGCCGACCAGGTGTTTCTGGGCAACGGCTCCGACGAGGTGCTGGCGCATATCTTCAACGCCCTGTTCCGGCGCGGTGATCGTGCCTTGTGGCTGCCTGATGTCACCTACAGTTTCTACCGGACCTATTGCCGTTTCTACGACGTGCCGCACCGGCTGATTCCGCTTGCTGACGATTTCACCCTGCGCGTCGAAGACTACACGGGTCCCGTTGACCAGGAACCGGCTGGCGTCATCTTTGCCAATCCCAATGCCCCGACGGGTTGCGCGCTCGGGCTGGACGCCATCGCGGCCATTGCCGAGGCCCGGCCGGACTGCGCCGTGGTGGTCGACGAAGCCTACGTCGATTTCGGCGCCGAGTCGGCTGCCTCGCTGATCGGCCGCTTTCCGAATCTGATGGTGGTGCATACCCTGTCGAAATCCCGCTCGCTGGCCGGCCTGCGCGTCGGTTACGCGCTGGCCTCGTCGGAACTGATCGACGGGTTGCTGCGGGTGAAGGACAGCTTCAATTCCTATCCGCTGGACCGGATTGCCATGGCCGGCGCCCAGGCGTCGATCGAAGACGAAGCCTGGTTCGACCGTACCCGGCGGGCGGTCATCGGCGCCCGAGATCATCTGGCACAGAACTTGCGGGTGCTGGGCTTCACGGTGCTGCCATCTCAGGCAAATTTCGTCTTCGCCCGTCATCGCAGCGAAGATGCCACCGTCATTGCGCAGCGCCTGCGCGACCAGGGCATCCTGGTGCGGCATTTCCAGGCACCGCGCATCGACCAGTATTTGCGCATCACAGTAGGCACACCAGAGCAGTGCGCCCGGCTCTGTGATACGCTGAAGACCGTTCTTTCCACCTGAGCGACTCAGGCTGGCGGCCTCGTGCTGCAGTGCATGATTCGCATTAAAATAACCACCCACCATAACTTCAATAACCGGAGCCTCGTCCATGAGCAACAAAGGGCAAATTCTCCAAGACCCGTTCCTGAATGCATTGCGCAAGGACCACGTGCCCGTCTCGATCTACCTGGTCAACGGGATCAAACTGCAGGGCCAGGTCGAATCCTTCGACCAATATGTCGTGTTGCTGCGCAACACAGTCACGCAGATGGTCTACAAGCATGCCATCTCGACGGTGGTGCCGGCCCGGCCGGTTTCCTTCCAGGTGGACGACTCTGCTGAATAAATCCGCTTTCAGCCCGGATCCATTCTCGCCCGCCATGCCCCCCGCATCGGCGGGCATTCGTTTTTACGCGCCGGCTAGCGCCACGAGGTTGGATCTCTTTGGGGCGCCGGGCCGCCCCAAGCCCCAAAGGGCCCCCTTGGGGGGCAGCAAGCGGGCGCCAGCCTGCGCAGCGTGGGGGCTTATATGAAATCCCTGGTCATCAGCGTCGATCTCGGCGAACCCGACTACACAGCGCATGCCGAGGAATTCCTGATGCTGGCCAGCGGGGCCGGCGCGGATATCGTCGAAGTCCTGACGGCGCGCCGTAGTCGCCCGGATGCGGCGGGTTTCATCGGCTCCGGCAAGATCGAAGAGGCCGCCGCGCTGGTCAAGGCCACCGGAGCGGAGGTCGTGCTGTTCGATCAGCCTCTCAGCCCCGCCCAGCAGCGTAATCTCGAGCGCCAGTTCGAGGTCCGCGTCGTGGACCGCGTCGCGCTCATCCTGGATATCTTCGCCCTGCGTGCCAAAAGCCACGAGGGCAAGCTGCAGGTCGAACTGGCGCAACTGCAGCATTTGTCCACGCGCCTCACCCGCTTGTGGACCCACCTCGAACGTCAGCGTGGCGGGATTGGGGTACGGGGCCCCGGCGAATCCCAGCTGGAAACCGACCGGCGCCTGATCGGCGTGCGGGTCCGGGCGCTGCGCGAGCGCCTGGATCGGCTGCAGCGCCAGCGCCTGACACAGCGTCGCGCGCGGGTGCGGGGACAGACCTTGTCGGTGTCGCTGGTCGGGTACACCAATGCCGGCAAATCGACCCTGTTCAACGCCCTGACCCGGGCCGACGCCTACGCGGCCAATCAGCTGTTTGCAACGCTGGATACGACGACACGTCGGGTCTGGATCGAGGGGGCGGGGCAGGTGGTCGTATCCGATACGGTGGGCTTCATCCGGGCCTTGCCGCCGATGCTGATCGCGGCCTTTCGTGCCACCCTGGAAGAAACCGTGCATGCCGACCTGCTGTTGCACGTCGTCGATGCGGCCAGCCCGCAGCGCGACGAGCAGGCCTTCGAGGTCAACAAGGTTCTGCGGGACATCGGCGCGGACGAGATTCCGCAGATCCGCGTCTATAACAAAATCGACATGGCTGGATATGATCCCCGGGTCGAAAGAAATGAACATGGTACGATTGCGCGAGTCTTTGTCAGTGCGCTGAAACGCAGTGGCTTGGACGGTTTGCGACAGTCGATCGCTGAATTTGGGGGGCTAACGGGAAACGATGCGCGGAATGAAACTGTTCAACCTGAATGATCCGGGCTGGGGGCGCGGTCAGCAAAATCAGGACAACGATCCCGCCAATAAACCCAATCCGTCCGGCGGTCCACCCGATCTGGACGAGGTCTGGCGTGATTTCAACAAGCGGCTGACGGGTCTGTTCGGCAAACGTGGCGGTCGTGGGCCGCGCCTCCCCTCGGGCGGCGGTCTGCCGACTCTGCCGGGGCCTTCGCCGCGCTTTATCATGCTCGTCATCATTGCGGCGATCCTGTTGTGGCTGGCCAGCGGCTTCATGGTTGTCCAGGAAGGCCAGGTGGGTGTCGTGACGCGATTCGGCAAATACACCCGCACGCTCACGCCAGGTCTGCAATGGCGCATGCCGTATCCCATCGAGGCCTCGCAGGATGTGAACATTGCACAGCTGCGTACCTTCGAAGTCGGTTTCCGCGGATCCTCGCGCAACAAGGTCCTGCCTGAATCCCTGATGCTGACCAACGACGAGAACATCGTCGACGTGCAGTTCGTCGTTCAGTACCGTCTGCGCGCCGATGGCGCGCCCGCCTATCTGTTCAACACCAGTCAGCCCGATGAATCCGTGCGCCAGGCGGCGGAAACCGCCATGCGCGAGATCGTGGGCCGCAAGCCCATGGATTTCGTCCTGTATTCGGGGCGCACCGAGGTCGCCTCCGAGGTCCACACGCTGGCGCAAAGCATTCTTGACCGCTACGAGACCGGCATCCAGATTTCGACCGTTGCCATCCAGAACGTGCAGCCGCCCGAGCAGGTGCAGGCCGCCTTCGATGACGCGGTGAAGGCCGGGCAGGACCGCGAGCGCCAGATCAACGAAGGCAATGCGTATGCCAGCCAGGTGATCCCCGAGGCCGAAGGCCAGTCCGCCCGCATGGTCCAGGAGGCCGAGGGTTACAGTGCCAAGGTCATCGGGCAGGCGCAGGGTGACACGTCGCGTTTCGACAGTGTCGTGACCGAATACACCAAGGCGCCGGCGATCACGCGCGAACGCATGTACCTGGAGACGATGCAGAACATCCTCAGTGATTCCGCCAAGGTCATGGTCGACGTGCCTTCCAGCAGCAACATGCTGTATCTGCCTCTGGACAAGATCATGCATCAGGCGGCCCGCACGACCGCTCCCGGGGGTTCGTCGGCGGTCTCGTCCGGCTCCTCGTCGAGTACCTCGGCGGCTGGCGCGGCCGGTGCGGCCCAGACGACCAGGAAACCGGCGCCACAGTCCGGCAGCCCGGCGTCGCGGGGCGTTCCGTCCGGCCTGGATTCTCTGATGACCAGCCCGTATTCGAACTAGGAGCCGATGATGCAACGTTTTTTTCCTGCCCTGGTCGGTCTGGTCCTGCTCGTGGCGATCCTGTCCTCCAGCATGTTTATCGTGCGGGAACGGGATGCCGCGCTGCTGTTCGCCCTGGGCGAGGTCCGCGAGACGATCACGCAGCCGGGCTTGTATTTCAAGTATCCGCCACCCTTCGAAAATGTGGTCTATCTGGACAAGCGCCTGCAGACCATCGAGACCCGGGATCCCGAGCGCATCCAGACGGCCGAAAAGAAAAACCTGCTGATCGATTCCTTCGTCAAATGGCGGATCGCCGATCCCCGGCTGTATTACGTGACCTTCGGCGCCAACAGCGGCGCGGCGGTCGAGCGCCTGCAGGCGCAGATCCGGGATGCCCTGAATGCGGCGGTGAACGTGCGCACCGTCAAGCAGGTGGTGTCCAGTGACCGCGACACCATCATGAAGGAAGTCCTGTCGGCCGTCGCCCAGCGTGCCAAGCCATTGGGGGTCGATGTGGTCGATGTCCGCCTGCGCCGCATCGATTTCACGCCAGAGATTTCCGACTCGGTCTATCGCCGCATGGAAGCCGAGCGCAAGCAGGAAGCCAACCGCCTGCGCGCCGGCGGCGCGGCTGATGGCGAGCGGATTCGCGCCGAGGCCGACCGCAAACGCCAGGAGATCCTGGCCAAGGCCTATGCCGAATCCCAGGCCAAGCGTGGCGAGGGTGACGCCACCGCGGCGGCCATCTATGCCAAATCCTACGGCAAGGACCCTGAGTTCTACAGTTTCTACAAGAGCCTGGATGCCTATCGCTCGGCGTTCTCCGGGCAAAACAGCACGTTGGTGCTGAGTCCCGGTTCGGATTTCTTCCAGTACTGGGATCGCGCAAAGGGTAGTACCAAGCCGGCGTCGCGCTGACGCCCAGGCGGACGGCCTGGCCACTCGTATGCCGCGCGGATCAACCAACCCGCCTACGAGAAGGAGCCAGGTCGTTTTTTTTTGGCTGATTTTGGAATGAACAGAACATGATGTCGAACTGGCTGCTGCCGGAAAATCTGTCGGACATCCTGCCCGCTGAAGCGCGCCGCATCGAGGAATTGCGGCGTGAACTGCTCGACCTGTACCGGACCTACGGCTTCGAGCTGGTGGCTCCGCCCATGGTCGAGTATCTCGACTCGCTGATGCCCGCCAAGGACGAAGCGCTGCGTCTGCGCACCTGCAAACTGGTCGATCAGCTCTCGGGTCTGACCATGGGTGTGCGTGCGGACATAACAGTGCAGGTTTCGCGTATCGACGCGCACCTGCTCAATCGGCCAGGGGTGACGCGGCTGTGCTACTGTGGGCCCGTCGTGCATGCCCGGCCTTCCGGCCTCATGTCGGATCGCGAGCTCCTGCAGATCGGCGCCGAGATCTTCGGCCACGCGGGCGTTCAGGCGGATATCGAGAGCGTGCACCTGGCACTGGAATCCGTGCGGCGCGCAGGTGTGCTGCAGCCGCGCCTGGACCTGAATCATCCGGGGGTGGGGCGCGCTTTGGTGGATGCGGACCCGGCGCTTGCCGAGGTTGCCGATACGGTGTTCGACCTACTCAGTGCCAAGGACGCACCCGGGCTCGAGGCGCTGTGTGCGGAATCCCAGGCGCAACCCGAAAGCCTGCAGGCCTTGCGGGCGCTGACAACTCTGTACGGGGATCTGTCGGTCGTCGATCGGGCCCGCCAGTGCCTGCCCGACCTGCCTGCGGTGCATGCGGCACTGGATGCCCTGCGCACGCTCTGTACGGCCTTGCCCGATGCCCCCATCGCCATCGACCTGGCCGACATGGGTGGCAATTACGGCTATCACTCGGGAGTGGTGTTTTCGATCTATGCCGCTGGCTGGCATGATGCCCTGGTGCGCGGCGGCCGTTACGATGGCATCGGCCGCAAGTTCGGGCGCGCACGGCCGGCCACCGGCTTCAGCCTGGATCTGCGCAAACTGTCCGCCGGCCTGCCCGATGCCCAGCCCGCTCAGGCGATCCGGGCACCCTGGTCCGATGATCCCGCGCTGGCTCAGGCCATCGGCACGCTACGCTCCCAGGGGCATATCGTCATCCAGAGTCTTCCTGGCGAACCGCAGCAGTTCGACGAGTTCCGGGTGGATCAGGAACTGGTATCGGCCGACAGTGGCTGGGTGCTGCGAACGGTTGCCATTCGTTAAGATGGTATAAACTTATTCGTTTCCATGGTGGCATAGTGCCGCCGCATGCAAGGCTTATGAGCAAGAACATCGTCGTGATCGGCACCCAGTGGGGTGACGAAGGCAAGGGCAAAATCGTGGATTGGCTCGCCGAGTCCGCCCAGGGCGTGGTGCGCTTCCAGGGTGGGCACAATGCGGGCCACACACTGTGGATCAATGGCCGCAAGACCATCCTGCGGCTGATTCCCTCGGGGATCATGCATCCGCACGTGACCTGCTATATCGGCAACGGCGTGGTGATCTCGCCAGAGGCGTTGCTCGGCGAAATCGCCGAACTCGAAGCGGCCGGGCTGGACGTGCGTTCGCGCCTGCAGATTTCGTCGGCCTGCCCGCTGATCCTGCCCTACCACATTGCCCTGGATCAGGCGCGCGAGGCGCGCAAGGGCGAGGGCAAGATCGGCACCACGGGCCGCGGCATCGGCCCGGCCTACGAGGACAAAGTCGCCCGCCGCGCACTGCGCATCCAGGATCTTTACGATCCCGCCGTCTTCGACGAAAAACTCGCCGAAGTGCTCGATTACCACAACTTCGTGCTGACCCAGTACCTGGGGGCGAAGGCCGTGGATGCGAATCAGGTGCGCGATCAGGTCATGGCGCTGGCGCCGCAAATCGAGCCCATGGTGGCCGATGTGTCCAGCAACATCCATATCGCCCGCAAAGCCGGCCACAACCTGCTGTTCGAGGGTGCGCAGGGTACCTTGCTGGATATCGATCATGGCACGTATCCGTTCGTGACCAGCAGCAATTGTGTCGCCGGTGCGGCTGCGGCCGGCACGGGCGTGGGCCCCCAGGCGCTGGATTATGTGCTGGGTATCGCGAAGGCCTACACCACGCGGGTAGGGTCCGGGCCGTTC
Protein-coding regions in this window:
- the hisC gene encoding histidinol-phosphate transaminase, with amino-acid sequence MSTLWSDHIAGLTPYVPGEQARIPNLLKLNTNENPYGPSPKAIEAMRAMLDDDLRLYPDYKAQALRQAIAKRYRLAADQVFLGNGSDEVLAHIFNALFRRGDRALWLPDVTYSFYRTYCRFYDVPHRLIPLADDFTLRVEDYTGPVDQEPAGVIFANPNAPTGCALGLDAIAAIAEARPDCAVVVDEAYVDFGAESAASLIGRFPNLMVVHTLSKSRSLAGLRVGYALASSELIDGLLRVKDSFNSYPLDRIAMAGAQASIEDEAWFDRTRRAVIGARDHLAQNLRVLGFTVLPSQANFVFARHRSEDATVIAQRLRDQGILVRHFQAPRIDQYLRITVGTPEQCARLCDTLKTVLST
- the hfq gene encoding RNA chaperone Hfq, producing MSNKGQILQDPFLNALRKDHVPVSIYLVNGIKLQGQVESFDQYVVLLRNTVTQMVYKHAISTVVPARPVSFQVDDSAE
- the hflX gene encoding GTPase HflX, whose protein sequence is MKSLVISVDLGEPDYTAHAEEFLMLASGAGADIVEVLTARRSRPDAAGFIGSGKIEEAAALVKATGAEVVLFDQPLSPAQQRNLERQFEVRVVDRVALILDIFALRAKSHEGKLQVELAQLQHLSTRLTRLWTHLERQRGGIGVRGPGESQLETDRRLIGVRVRALRERLDRLQRQRLTQRRARVRGQTLSVSLVGYTNAGKSTLFNALTRADAYAANQLFATLDTTTRRVWIEGAGQVVVSDTVGFIRALPPMLIAAFRATLEETVHADLLLHVVDAASPQRDEQAFEVNKVLRDIGADEIPQIRVYNKIDMAGYDPRVERNEHGTIARVFVSALKRSGLDGLRQSIAEFGGLTGNDARNETVQPE
- the hflK gene encoding FtsH protease activity modulator HflK produces the protein MRGMKLFNLNDPGWGRGQQNQDNDPANKPNPSGGPPDLDEVWRDFNKRLTGLFGKRGGRGPRLPSGGGLPTLPGPSPRFIMLVIIAAILLWLASGFMVVQEGQVGVVTRFGKYTRTLTPGLQWRMPYPIEASQDVNIAQLRTFEVGFRGSSRNKVLPESLMLTNDENIVDVQFVVQYRLRADGAPAYLFNTSQPDESVRQAAETAMREIVGRKPMDFVLYSGRTEVASEVHTLAQSILDRYETGIQISTVAIQNVQPPEQVQAAFDDAVKAGQDRERQINEGNAYASQVIPEAEGQSARMVQEAEGYSAKVIGQAQGDTSRFDSVVTEYTKAPAITRERMYLETMQNILSDSAKVMVDVPSSSNMLYLPLDKIMHQAARTTAPGGSSAVSSGSSSSTSAAGAAGAAQTTRKPAPQSGSPASRGVPSGLDSLMTSPYSN
- the hflC gene encoding protease modulator HflC, whose translation is MQRFFPALVGLVLLVAILSSSMFIVRERDAALLFALGEVRETITQPGLYFKYPPPFENVVYLDKRLQTIETRDPERIQTAEKKNLLIDSFVKWRIADPRLYYVTFGANSGAAVERLQAQIRDALNAAVNVRTVKQVVSSDRDTIMKEVLSAVAQRAKPLGVDVVDVRLRRIDFTPEISDSVYRRMEAERKQEANRLRAGGAADGERIRAEADRKRQEILAKAYAESQAKRGEGDATAAAIYAKSYGKDPEFYSFYKSLDAYRSAFSGQNSTLVLSPGSDFFQYWDRAKGSTKPASR
- a CDS encoding ATP phosphoribosyltransferase regulatory subunit — its product is MSNWLLPENLSDILPAEARRIEELRRELLDLYRTYGFELVAPPMVEYLDSLMPAKDEALRLRTCKLVDQLSGLTMGVRADITVQVSRIDAHLLNRPGVTRLCYCGPVVHARPSGLMSDRELLQIGAEIFGHAGVQADIESVHLALESVRRAGVLQPRLDLNHPGVGRALVDADPALAEVADTVFDLLSAKDAPGLEALCAESQAQPESLQALRALTTLYGDLSVVDRARQCLPDLPAVHAALDALRTLCTALPDAPIAIDLADMGGNYGYHSGVVFSIYAAGWHDALVRGGRYDGIGRKFGRARPATGFSLDLRKLSAGLPDAQPAQAIRAPWSDDPALAQAIGTLRSQGHIVIQSLPGEPQQFDEFRVDQELVSADSGWVLRTVAIR
- a CDS encoding adenylosuccinate synthase encodes the protein MSKNIVVIGTQWGDEGKGKIVDWLAESAQGVVRFQGGHNAGHTLWINGRKTILRLIPSGIMHPHVTCYIGNGVVISPEALLGEIAELEAAGLDVRSRLQISSACPLILPYHIALDQAREARKGEGKIGTTGRGIGPAYEDKVARRALRIQDLYDPAVFDEKLAEVLDYHNFVLTQYLGAKAVDANQVRDQVMALAPQIEPMVADVSSNIHIARKAGHNLLFEGAQGTLLDIDHGTYPFVTSSNCVAGAAAAGTGVGPQALDYVLGIAKAYTTRVGSGPFPTELLDDTGLRLATVGKEFGSVTGRPRRCGWFDGAAMKRSVMINGLTGLCITKLDVLDGVEQIKIGVGYRYKGQFLDVLPYGAHAAAEAEPVLEEMAGWSESTVGITEYDKLPINARRYLERIAEVCDVPIDMVSTGPDRLETIVLRHPFQG